A window from Telopea speciosissima isolate NSW1024214 ecotype Mountain lineage chromosome 8, Tspe_v1, whole genome shotgun sequence encodes these proteins:
- the LOC122670791 gene encoding erlin-2-like isoform X2 — translation MDPQQQRVGAPRPPPGGGAGDSSFNITAMIAFLSIAAMILVPSSFSATSNSFTILHQVPEGHVGVYWRGGALLKTITDPGFHLKLPLITQFEPIQVTIQTDQVKDIPCGTKGGVMITFDKIEIDEKMKENLQDDCTRYAPGIEIIGVRVTKPKIPDSIRRNFEQMEEERTKVLIAMEKQRVAEKEAETAKKMALTEAEKNSQVSRILMEQKLMEKDSARMQQEIENQMYIARQKSLTDADFYRVIKEAEANKLKLTPEYLELKFIEAITNNSKIFFGDKVPSMVFDQRLLGNFLNDIPRKGSSDM, via the exons ATGGATCCACAGCAGCAGCGAGTGGGAGCTCCTCGGCCTCCTCCTGGAGGAGGAGCAGGTGATTCCTCCTTCAATATTACTGCAATGATCGCCTTCCTCTCCATCGCTGCCATG ATCTTGGTCCCGTCATCATTTTCAGCTACAAGCAATAGCTTTACGATTTTACATCAAGTTCCAGAAGGCCATGTTGGTGTGTATTGGAGGGGGGGTGCCCTTCTAAAAACAATTACTGATCCAG GTTTTCATTTGAAGCTGCCATTGATAACTCAGTTTGAGCCCATTCAAGTGACCATTCAGACAGATCAG GTTAAGGACATCCCATGTGGAACAAAAGGTGGTGTTATGATCACTTTTGATAAAATAGAG ATTGATGAAAAGATGAAAGAAAATCTTCAGGATGATTGTACACGTTATGCCCCAGGTATTGAAATTATCGGTGTGCGTGTCACAAAACCCAAAATTCCAGATAGCATAAGGCGCAATTTTGAACAGATGGAAGAGGAACGCACTAAG GTATTGATTGCCATGGAGAAACAACGGGTTGCTGAGAAAGAGGCCGAGACAGCGAAGAAAATGGCTTTAACAGAGGCAGAAAAGAATTCCCAGGTTAGCAGGATTCTCATGGAGCAGAAGTTGATGGAGAAGGACAGTGCCAGAATGCAGCAGGAAATAGAGAACCAAATGTACATAGCCCGGCAGAAGAGCTTGACTGATGCTGACTTTTACAG AGTGATTAAAGAGGCAGAAGCAAACAAGTTGAAGCTTACACCTGAGTATCTTGAGCTGAAATTTATTGAAGCTATAACGAATAATTCCAAGATCTTCTTTGGAGACAAG GTACCAAGCATGGTATTTGATCAGAGATTGCTCGGAAATTTTCTGAATGACATTCCAAGGAAGGGTAGCTCAGATATGTAG
- the LOC122670791 gene encoding erlin-1-like isoform X1, with protein MDPQQQRVGAPRPPPGGGAGDSSFNITAMIAFLSIAAMILVPSSFSATSNSFTILHQVPEGHVGVYWRGGALLKTITDPGFHLKLPLITQFEPIQVTIQTDQVKDIPCGTKGGVMITFDKIEVVNRLRKDYVYETLLNYGVQYDHTWIYDKIHHEINQFCSVHALQQVYIDMFDQIDEKMKENLQDDCTRYAPGIEIIGVRVTKPKIPDSIRRNFEQMEEERTKVLIAMEKQRVAEKEAETAKKMALTEAEKNSQVSRILMEQKLMEKDSARMQQEIENQMYIARQKSLTDADFYRVIKEAEANKLKLTPEYLELKFIEAITNNSKIFFGDKVPSMVFDQRLLGNFLNDIPRKGSSDM; from the exons ATGGATCCACAGCAGCAGCGAGTGGGAGCTCCTCGGCCTCCTCCTGGAGGAGGAGCAGGTGATTCCTCCTTCAATATTACTGCAATGATCGCCTTCCTCTCCATCGCTGCCATG ATCTTGGTCCCGTCATCATTTTCAGCTACAAGCAATAGCTTTACGATTTTACATCAAGTTCCAGAAGGCCATGTTGGTGTGTATTGGAGGGGGGGTGCCCTTCTAAAAACAATTACTGATCCAG GTTTTCATTTGAAGCTGCCATTGATAACTCAGTTTGAGCCCATTCAAGTGACCATTCAGACAGATCAG GTTAAGGACATCCCATGTGGAACAAAAGGTGGTGTTATGATCACTTTTGATAAAATAGAG GTCGTTAATCGTCTTCGTAAGGATTATGTGTATGAGACTTTACTCAACTATGGGGTACAATATGATCATACATGGATATATGATAAAATCCATCATGAAATCAATCAGTTCTGCAGTGTTCATGCCCTTCAACAAGTTTATATAGACATGTTTGATCAG ATTGATGAAAAGATGAAAGAAAATCTTCAGGATGATTGTACACGTTATGCCCCAGGTATTGAAATTATCGGTGTGCGTGTCACAAAACCCAAAATTCCAGATAGCATAAGGCGCAATTTTGAACAGATGGAAGAGGAACGCACTAAG GTATTGATTGCCATGGAGAAACAACGGGTTGCTGAGAAAGAGGCCGAGACAGCGAAGAAAATGGCTTTAACAGAGGCAGAAAAGAATTCCCAGGTTAGCAGGATTCTCATGGAGCAGAAGTTGATGGAGAAGGACAGTGCCAGAATGCAGCAGGAAATAGAGAACCAAATGTACATAGCCCGGCAGAAGAGCTTGACTGATGCTGACTTTTACAG AGTGATTAAAGAGGCAGAAGCAAACAAGTTGAAGCTTACACCTGAGTATCTTGAGCTGAAATTTATTGAAGCTATAACGAATAATTCCAAGATCTTCTTTGGAGACAAG GTACCAAGCATGGTATTTGATCAGAGATTGCTCGGAAATTTTCTGAATGACATTCCAAGGAAGGGTAGCTCAGATATGTAG
- the LOC122672115 gene encoding uncharacterized protein LOC122672115, with product MAEGTRFAKLEEAILKLTDLHLSQDQRIADQQRRLEELATHQQLAFQDLTLKLTAMDAQLEQGTRNPGRHKREFNNGGLGGNRQVVQAWEKQLKITFPRFDGANPVDWKFKAESYMCLNSVPDDRKVELASFHLDGSALHWFHWLLRNKSCDSWEVFSQELMIQFGPSEFDDPLAAIAKLTQTTSVSEYQGRFEALYAQIDGLPECFFVSVFISGLKTKIRTEVVVARPQSLQQAIALAKVHEAKVLELRKLTRKGGGNWKGGAELQAKRDKGLCYNCEEKFSPGHRCKVKQLLMLTSNDDGEEDSDASERDEQRSEVVPTAGECSRSTPKISYNALEGAVSAKTLWVKGRVVGKEVMVLIDGGSTTNFIQERVARYLKVAVYYIEPFPVMLGNGDLLMCSGVCKKVLLKLQHHKFELDLYVLPIKGAEVVLGVDWLETLGPIVSDYRNLTMEFQWGNQQVHLQGEVMLEKAPAQFNCLRRLVQAEAIDWWCQLQQVEDWMLTENPNTVNTEIEEVLRQFEDVFAEPTTLPPNRLHDHSIHLVPGSRLVNVRPALNSITIPDRFPIPTIDELLDELHGATYFSKLDLRSGYHPIAFSSKKLTSQMQKAATYAREMYAITESIVYKPGRENLVADALSRQPEVESISFMSFSAPFFHVLDQLKVIHPSHASTRLLWQQVVEGNAVVVDYSTRNGLLLIQGKLVVPNDYTIQ from the exons ATGGCTGAGGGTACTCGCTTTGCCAAATTGGAGGAGGCCATTTTGAAACTCACAGATCTGCATTTGTCTCAAGATCAGAGGATAGCAGATCAGCAACGAAGATTAGAGGAATTGGCCACTCATCAGCAACTTGCTTTTCAAGATCTGACGCTGAAGCTTACGGCGATGGATGCTCAATTGGAGCAAGGAACAAGAAATCCAGGGCGGCACAAGAGGGAATTCAACAATGGAGGCCTGGGAGGGAATCGACAGGTCGTCCAAGCTTGGGAGAAGCAATTGAAGATCACTTTTCCAAGATTTGATGGTGCTAATCCGGTGGATTGGAAATTTAAGGCTGAAAGTTACATGTGTTTAAATAGTGTTCCTGATGATCGCAAAGTAGAACTTGCTTCTTTTCATTTAGATGGTTCAGCTTTGCATTGGTTCCATTGGTTGTTGAGAAACAAATCGTGTGATTCTTGGGAAGTTTTTTCTCAAGAACTTATGATTCAATTTGGTCCCTCTGAATTTGACGATCCCTTGGCTGCAATTGCTAAGTTGACACAGACTACAAGTGTCTCTGAGTATCAGGGTCGGTTTGAAGCCTTGTATGCCCAAATTGATGGACTACCAGAATGTTTTTTTGTGAGTGTGTTTATCTCGGGCTTGAAGACTAAAATCAGAACTGAGGTTGTGGTGGCTAGACCACAATCATTGCAGCAAGCTATAGCCTTAGCAAAAGTTCATGAGGCTAAGGTGCTTGAGTTACGAAAGTTAACTAGGAAAGGAGGGGGAAATTGGAAGGGTGGAG CTGAACTACAAGCTAAGAGGGATAAAGGGCTGTGCTATAATTGTGAAGAGAAATTTTCACCTGGGCATAGATGCAAGGTGAAACAGCTCTTGATGTTAACATCTAATGATGATGGGGAGGAGGATAGTGATGCAAGTGAGAGGGACGAACAACGGTCTGAGGTTGTGCCTACGGCTGGAGAGTGTAGTAGAAGTACCCCAAAGATTTCGTATAATGCTTTGGAGGGAGCTGTATCGGCCAAGACACTTTGGGTCAAGGGCAGGGTGGTTGGAAAGGAGGTCATGGTGTTAATTGATGGAGGTAGCACCACTAATTTCATTCAAGAAAGAGTAGCTAGGTACTTGAAAGTGGCGGTATACTATATTGAGCCATTTCCTGTGATGTTAGGAAATGGGGATTTGCTAATGTGTTCAGGTGTTTGCAAAAAGGTCCTGCTCAAATTGCAACACCATAAGTTTGAGTTGGATTTATATGTTTTACCCATTAAAGGGGCTGAGGTAGTATTGGGGGTGGATTGGCTAGAAACATTAGGGCCAATTGTTAGTGATTACAGGAATTTGACTATGGAGTTCCAATGGGGGAACCAACAAGTTCACTTGCAAGGCGAAGTGATGTTGGAAAAGGCACCTGCGCAGTTTAATTGTTTAAGAAGATTGGTGCAGGCAGAAGCTATAGATTGGTGGTGTCAATTGCAACAAGTTGAGGATTGGATGCTCACCGAGAATCCCAACACTGTCAATACTGAGATAGAAGAAGTGTTACGGCAGTTTGAGGATGTGTTTGCTGAGCCCACAACTTTACCTCCTAATCGGTTGCATGATCACTCCATACACTTGGTGCCAGGGTCAAGGCTTGTTAATGTTAGACC AGCTTTAAACTCCATCACAATACCCGACAGATTTCCTATACCCACTATTGATGAGCTGTTAGATGAGTTACATGGAGCCACCTATTTTTCTAAGTTGGATTTGCGTTCTGGTTATCACCCTATTGCCTTCTCTAGCAAGAAGTTGACTTCGCAGATGCAAAAGGCTGCTACTTATGCCAGGGAAATGTATGCCATCACTGAATCC ATTGTGTACAAGCCGGGGAGGGAAAACCTGGTAGCTGATGCTTTGTCCAGACAGCCTGAGGTTGAATCAATATCTTTCATGAGTTTTTCTGCACCTTTCTTTCATGTGTTGGATCAATTGAAGGTGATTCATCCTTCTCACGCTTCTACAAGGTTGCTATGGCAACAAGTGGTGGAAGGCAACGCTGTGGTGGTGGATTATTCTACTAGGAATGGTTTGTTATTAATTCAAGGCAAGTTGGTGGTCCCTAATGATTATACTATTCAGTAA